The Nesterenkonia xinjiangensis genome contains a region encoding:
- a CDS encoding DUF3817 domain-containing protein produces the protein MTENTGSLQGTAPEVPAAPKRPQKRRFQGTMQQINGSLTFYKIFAFTTGIMLLILVAKMIMDYGFGYELYAGGTTAAGADNTLGFHPKESVVDGTGISYWTAVVHGWIYVVYVIAGFRLWFLMNWRFSRLVTIVLGGVVPFLSFIVERRIAAEVRRDVHTNPEAVRRY, from the coding sequence ATGACCGAGAACACCGGATCCCTCCAGGGCACCGCACCCGAGGTGCCCGCCGCGCCGAAGCGCCCGCAGAAGCGCCGCTTCCAGGGCACGATGCAGCAGATCAACGGCTCCCTGACCTTCTATAAGATCTTCGCCTTCACCACCGGGATCATGCTGCTGATCCTGGTGGCCAAGATGATCATGGACTACGGCTTCGGCTACGAGCTCTATGCCGGCGGCACCACGGCTGCGGGCGCAGACAACACGCTGGGCTTCCATCCGAAGGAGTCAGTGGTCGACGGCACAGGAATCTCCTACTGGACGGCCGTGGTGCACGGCTGGATCTATGTGGTCTACGTGATCGCCGGCTTCCGTCTCTGGTTCCTGATGAACTGGCGCTTCTCCCGGCTGGTGACCATCGTGCTGGGCGGGGTGGTGCCGTTCCTGAGCTTCATCGTCGAGCGTCGCATCGCCGCCGAGGTGCGCCGCGACG
- a CDS encoding SURF1 family cytochrome oxidase biogenesis protein, producing the protein MLKTALQPKWIAMLALALILATVFVVLSAWQFGQSRTESAPSEEITEEPVPLTEVHEPEQPMALEQADRIVTLSGEFIEETQVLIDERLQDGESGWWVVGAFAVDGAPADEVIPVVRGWTDDVDAVDSLPAGRQLELQGRLLPPEAPIPGEREAAHVFSSLSPAELINVWDLPSYSGFLVAFDVVDASGQEIGAEDPASPLEPVWVGPQPEGSSVNWLNLFYAVEWVVFAGFAFYLWWRLVKDAHEKEQEASALDTEWEEQWRLEYLAAIESGQSPEQAEQTATDEAARTLDEKDAR; encoded by the coding sequence GTGCTCAAGACCGCGCTGCAGCCCAAGTGGATCGCGATGCTCGCCCTGGCCCTGATCCTGGCCACTGTGTTCGTGGTGCTCAGCGCCTGGCAGTTCGGCCAGTCCCGTACGGAGAGTGCTCCCTCGGAGGAGATCACCGAGGAGCCGGTCCCGCTGACCGAGGTCCACGAGCCCGAGCAGCCGATGGCCCTGGAGCAGGCGGACCGCATCGTGACCCTCTCCGGCGAGTTCATCGAAGAGACCCAGGTGCTCATCGATGAGCGCCTGCAGGACGGCGAGTCCGGCTGGTGGGTCGTCGGGGCCTTCGCCGTCGACGGTGCCCCGGCGGATGAGGTGATCCCGGTGGTGCGCGGCTGGACCGACGACGTCGACGCGGTGGACTCCCTGCCGGCCGGCCGGCAGCTCGAGCTGCAGGGGCGTCTGCTGCCCCCGGAGGCGCCGATCCCGGGGGAGCGCGAGGCCGCACACGTCTTCTCGAGCCTCTCTCCGGCGGAGCTGATCAACGTCTGGGACCTGCCCTCCTACTCCGGGTTCCTGGTGGCCTTCGACGTCGTCGACGCCTCCGGTCAGGAGATCGGTGCCGAGGACCCGGCCTCGCCCTTGGAGCCGGTCTGGGTGGGGCCACAGCCGGAGGGCTCCTCGGTGAACTGGCTGAACCTGTTCTATGCCGTGGAGTGGGTGGTCTTCGCCGGCTTCGCCTTCTATCTCTGGTGGCGCCTGGTCAAGGACGCCCACGAGAAGGAGCAGGAGGCCTCCGCGCTCGACACCGAGTGGGAGGAGCAGTGGCGGCTCGAGTACCTGGCCGCGATCGAGTCCGGGCAGAGCCCGGAGCAGGCCGAACAGACCGCCACGGATGAGGCGGCACGCACGCTTGACGAGAAGGACGCACGATGA
- a CDS encoding VOC family protein, which translates to MMRLDHVSYAVGPDGMDATVERIVHELGVERVKGGIHPRFGTRSSIIPLRNRQYLEIVEVLDHPSANKAPFGQAVRNRSQVGGGWMGWCVTVDDLSHFEERLGRKAVPGNRKFPDGQELTWQQIGIKGLIADPQVPYLLRWDEGTEDLHPSQAYPPQAELVRLSIAGSPDRVADWLACPNGDPFQDVAVDWVAPSGTPGLMSVTFRTPKGDITI; encoded by the coding sequence ATGATGCGCTTGGATCACGTCTCTTATGCGGTCGGCCCGGATGGCATGGACGCCACGGTCGAGAGGATCGTCCATGAGCTGGGCGTGGAACGAGTCAAGGGTGGTATCCACCCGCGCTTCGGCACACGCAGCTCGATCATCCCGCTGCGAAACCGCCAGTACCTGGAGATCGTCGAGGTTCTCGACCACCCCTCCGCCAACAAGGCACCGTTCGGCCAGGCGGTGCGCAACCGCTCCCAGGTGGGCGGCGGCTGGATGGGCTGGTGCGTGACGGTGGACGACCTCTCCCACTTCGAGGAGCGGCTGGGCCGCAAGGCCGTGCCGGGCAATCGCAAGTTCCCTGACGGCCAGGAGCTCACCTGGCAGCAGATCGGCATCAAGGGTCTTATCGCTGACCCCCAGGTGCCCTATCTGCTCCGGTGGGACGAGGGCACCGAAGACCTGCACCCCTCCCAGGCCTACCCGCCGCAGGCGGAGCTGGTGCGGCTCTCCATCGCCGGTTCCCCGGACCGGGTGGCCGACTGGCTGGCCTGTCCCAACGGCGATCCCTTCCAGGACGTCGCAGTGGACTGGGTGGCCCCCTCGGGCACGCCCGGGCTCATGTCAGTCACCTTCCGGACCCCCAAGGGCGACATCACCATCTGA
- a CDS encoding nucleotide sugar dehydrogenase, producing MREHVSTRRLAIARGMSIRLKDCSRAGPPPRCALISAKTTSAIVAIRTSPFRGRFSAGSRACSERILRQLAITSMAHLRSLSCGRYSGLSRTEDASPVETPSERRTCVTPASNHPADALSVTGAEDAHERPAVIVGQGYVGLPLAQAAVAVGIPTVGFDVSESLVDQLNAGVSHVDDLSDEDVAVMLSQGFRASVDPGDLAGASVIVICVPTPLSEEGGPDLRAVEASARTIAEHLVPGTTVILESTTYPGTTEDVVLPILESSGLVHGEDFLLAYSPERVDPGSTRYGITNTPKLVGGLSAEATRVASGFYGRFVEEVVPVSGTKEAETAKLLENTYRHVNIALVNEMARFCHDLDIDIWEVIRGAGTKPFGFQKFTPGPGVGGHCIPIDPNYLSFQVRKTLGYQFRFVELAQEINNSMPTYVAARIGEALNEVRKPLNGSKVLLLGVTYKPDIADQRESPAVPVAKVLREKKALVSFHDPYVETWFVGGGSLQRVPDLDEALGEADIVVVLQPHAVYDLEAIAASAELLFDTRGATTAEGIERL from the coding sequence GTGAGGGAGCACGTGTCGACCAGGAGGCTGGCCATCGCAAGGGGCATGAGCATACGCCTGAAGGACTGCAGCCGGGCTGGGCCTCCGCCGCGGTGCGCGTTGATCAGCGCGAAGACGACGAGCGCGATCGTTGCGATCAGGACCTCCCCGTTTCGCGGACGATTCTCGGCCGGCTCGCGTGCGTGCTCGGAGCGCATTCTGAGGCAACTTGCGATCACGAGCATGGCGCATCTCAGGAGTCTCAGCTGCGGGCGATACAGTGGGCTCAGCCGGACGGAGGACGCCTCCCCGGTGGAGACCCCCTCGGAACGAAGGACCTGCGTGACACCTGCATCGAATCACCCTGCCGACGCCCTCTCAGTCACCGGCGCCGAGGACGCCCACGAGCGTCCTGCTGTGATTGTGGGGCAGGGGTATGTGGGTCTTCCGTTGGCTCAGGCGGCTGTGGCGGTGGGGATTCCCACGGTGGGTTTTGATGTCTCGGAGTCGTTGGTGGATCAGCTCAACGCTGGTGTCTCGCATGTGGATGACCTCAGTGATGAGGATGTCGCGGTGATGCTCTCCCAGGGGTTTAGGGCCAGTGTGGATCCGGGGGATCTGGCGGGGGCTTCGGTGATTGTGATCTGTGTGCCGACTCCGCTCAGTGAGGAGGGTGGTCCGGATCTGCGGGCGGTGGAGGCTTCTGCGCGCACGATTGCTGAGCATCTGGTGCCGGGGACCACGGTGATTCTGGAGTCGACGACGTATCCGGGGACCACTGAGGATGTGGTGCTGCCGATTCTGGAGTCTTCAGGGCTGGTCCATGGTGAGGACTTTCTGTTGGCCTACTCGCCGGAGCGGGTGGATCCTGGGTCTACGAGGTATGGGATCACGAACACTCCGAAGCTGGTGGGTGGGCTTTCTGCGGAGGCTACGCGGGTGGCGTCGGGGTTCTATGGCCGGTTCGTCGAGGAGGTGGTGCCGGTCTCGGGCACCAAGGAGGCGGAGACGGCGAAGCTGCTGGAGAACACGTATCGGCATGTGAACATCGCGTTGGTCAATGAGATGGCGCGGTTCTGTCATGATCTGGACATTGATATCTGGGAGGTGATCCGGGGGGCTGGGACGAAGCCGTTCGGGTTCCAGAAGTTCACTCCTGGTCCTGGCGTGGGGGGTCATTGCATTCCGATCGATCCGAATTATTTGAGCTTTCAGGTGCGTAAGACTCTGGGGTATCAGTTCCGGTTCGTGGAGTTGGCTCAGGAGATCAACAACTCGATGCCGACGTATGTGGCTGCGCGGATCGGTGAGGCGCTCAATGAGGTGCGTAAGCCGCTCAATGGGTCGAAGGTGTTGTTGTTGGGGGTGACGTATAAGCCGGATATTGCGGATCAGCGGGAGTCTCCGGCGGTGCCGGTGGCGAAGGTGCTGCGGGAGAAGAAGGCGTTGGTGTCTTTTCATGATCCGTATGTGGAGACCTGGTTTGTGGGTGGTGGGTCGCTGCAGCGGGTTCCGGATCTGGATGAGGCTTTGGGGGAGGCGGATATCGTGGTGGTTCTGCAGCCGCATGCGGTCTATGACTTGGAAGCTATTGCTGCGTCTGCGGAGTTGCTCTTCGACACGCGTGGAGCGACCACTGCTGAGGGCATCGAGAGACTCTGA
- a CDS encoding ATP-grasp domain-containing protein, whose translation MDLRDVDVQELIWSPTLNRVAGQLAATAGARDGGEVTWLSTRQGVLQSRGRRYLIDGAINHESSVAALIVDDKELARRFLRAAGVSTPQGRLVMDADEAVAWAESRGAPVVVKPRVGSAGRGVSVRLTDPESIVRAFHRAAKHRQGVVVEEQIEFAEEYRCLVTPQRCFAVVRRVLPRVIGDGVRSLEALIDAKNEERRRNPMLERIPIPKDSVVDTVLAAQGLDLTSVVNPGHEVLVRNVGGISGGGEPHEVSDTVDPRVPRLAVEAAKAIPGLHWGGVDVVIDQRTGAPCVLEANVSAGYGGATHPVQGRPQDVAGAIWEIRREQGSTDAPLGRAAPPAPAAPCAVRDEVPEDWPDGTNGLLLGDVMRAVLAADGWGVTSWGAVKQARDGAGSELWFLRSGPTTQDMLSTRRILRRHELVRQLLGESLILRPRGAVVSNAEDCRRIFADSTAPLVLTPPKARWGDPRQRRLRLPEAVELLEESKGEWLVQTRPAGARIRLYATRDEVLWVTAARRQELLPEEVIETAARAAVRAVRSVPELRWAPVDVVIPRRAAGRPWARPLVEGMVSRPKLVAGHQVIGGSLVDLVRWIAQNSSSVTASHPLT comes from the coding sequence ATGGATCTGCGAGACGTTGATGTCCAGGAGCTGATCTGGTCGCCGACGCTGAACAGGGTGGCTGGGCAGCTCGCCGCCACAGCGGGAGCCCGCGACGGCGGCGAGGTCACCTGGCTCAGCACTCGCCAGGGTGTCCTGCAGTCCCGAGGGCGGCGCTACCTGATCGACGGGGCCATCAACCATGAGTCATCGGTGGCGGCCCTGATCGTGGACGACAAGGAGCTGGCACGGCGCTTCCTCCGCGCCGCAGGGGTCAGCACGCCCCAAGGACGCCTGGTCATGGACGCCGACGAGGCGGTGGCCTGGGCAGAGAGCCGCGGAGCTCCCGTCGTCGTGAAGCCCCGTGTCGGGTCGGCCGGCCGCGGCGTGAGTGTCCGTCTCACCGACCCGGAGAGCATCGTCAGGGCGTTCCACCGCGCAGCGAAGCACCGTCAGGGAGTCGTGGTGGAGGAACAGATCGAGTTTGCGGAGGAGTACCGCTGCCTGGTGACTCCCCAGCGGTGCTTCGCCGTCGTCCGCCGGGTGCTGCCGCGCGTCATCGGGGATGGGGTGAGATCCCTCGAGGCGCTGATCGATGCCAAGAACGAGGAACGGCGACGGAACCCCATGCTGGAGCGCATCCCGATCCCCAAGGACAGCGTGGTGGACACCGTGCTGGCGGCGCAGGGGCTGGACCTCACCTCCGTGGTGAACCCGGGCCACGAGGTCCTGGTGCGCAATGTCGGGGGCATCTCCGGCGGCGGCGAGCCCCACGAGGTGTCGGACACCGTGGACCCCCGCGTTCCGAGGCTCGCTGTGGAGGCCGCCAAGGCGATCCCGGGCCTGCACTGGGGCGGCGTGGACGTCGTGATCGACCAAAGGACCGGGGCGCCCTGCGTCCTGGAGGCCAACGTCAGCGCGGGCTACGGCGGCGCCACCCACCCGGTGCAAGGGCGCCCTCAGGATGTGGCAGGGGCGATCTGGGAGATCCGTCGCGAGCAGGGCTCGACGGACGCCCCGTTGGGCCGGGCGGCTCCTCCCGCACCTGCAGCGCCTTGTGCGGTGAGGGACGAGGTCCCGGAAGACTGGCCGGATGGGACGAACGGCCTGCTGCTCGGAGACGTCATGCGCGCGGTCCTGGCCGCTGACGGCTGGGGAGTGACTTCGTGGGGCGCCGTGAAGCAGGCCCGCGATGGAGCCGGGAGCGAGCTCTGGTTCCTCCGCAGCGGTCCCACGACCCAGGACATGCTCTCCACCCGCCGGATACTGCGGCGGCATGAGCTGGTCCGCCAGCTGCTCGGCGAGTCCCTCATCCTGCGCCCCCGCGGCGCCGTAGTCTCCAATGCCGAGGACTGCCGGCGGATCTTCGCAGACAGCACGGCACCGCTGGTGCTCACTCCGCCCAAGGCACGGTGGGGCGATCCCAGACAGCGCAGGCTCCGACTCCCTGAGGCTGTGGAGCTCCTGGAGGAGTCGAAGGGGGAGTGGCTCGTCCAGACACGTCCGGCCGGTGCCCGGATCCGGCTGTACGCCACCCGTGACGAGGTCTTGTGGGTGACGGCCGCCAGGCGTCAGGAGCTCCTACCCGAGGAGGTCATCGAGACAGCAGCACGGGCGGCCGTCCGTGCTGTGCGGTCGGTCCCTGAGCTGCGCTGGGCACCCGTCGACGTGGTGATCCCGCGCCGTGCCGCGGGCCGGCCCTGGGCACGCCCGCTGGTCGAGGGGATGGTGTCCCGGCCGAAACTCGTCGCTGGGCATCAGGTGATCGGCGGCAGCCTCGTGGACCTCGTGCGGTGGATCGCGCAGAACAGCTCATCGGTGACCGCGTCGCACCCGCTCACCTGA
- a CDS encoding acylphosphatase — protein MTHSDATEVAGSPTAPEGTIRITFARALSYRVPRRRSSVRPSNIIFALGAVTADGSEIRGQGEGQPRGGRTGDDAGDSWAFAQTAVESLQGHTLAVATPADTLHAIRQSMARLRALASAQGRDGHTRPFRGTLLGLEVALLDLASRAHDLPLVDLLGRRRDAAPLAPTTVSPRADHQRVLDRLDGQRERYDHSRVTVPADVDEALAFLTDVTAANRAAGEEAADRPLWVTVARTLSSQEAHRLVGRLAREMSRGRLPSQLVLGQPVPSGDGDQLRSLQRRADRQTWLRRDRQVDLRIMGDGSMWDAADVVAGHGGRPLRAVNVRPAQAGGLLESIDLAEAVLRANPDATVALTRMVGASRLTTSALRHLALALPRIDSARLAAVVENHVEITTRVLDPEQAALAAAREAAADAQAEEAQAAAETASRRTEEQEADFGWEGAEEPIEDDALAEGADGDSAESEAAAETETAAESETAIGVGVAADVETDADAELESARRAARTDDEDDDTGPREGGHDVDDEVEEDDETEYEPEYDADDVLHQVVVPSVPGLGVDLAYENLVGVVVHYATYPTPPAPTLEGRPALTYDDVDYIRPMGSYAVHGHIVEREALAYGLNTRRFNKSTFQADDGERSPLSFRTARWPLSSVVAASIVRHKESTRILLHRNGCPVPLGRTFSNGDAGSALQYAERIGFPVVLKPAAGSMGVGVTANIVNAEELGSALDRMRQSVMGSGDFIVEKHIHGRDYRIMVLGDEVVAAVERVPASVVGDGTSTLIELILAKNAARKQNSHLATLKLKWNATARHESAKAGYQGDSVIPAGERVLLNSGNNLTQGGDSIEILDEIHPSILKASVEAVKAVPGLAYCGVDFLLEDHTRPLDEQEGAICELNAVAALPVAEYPMFGTPRRVSSQFLRRAAGEFGLHVLPERAERLSVRIRARGRVVGVGYRGWFSRRAAEFGCTGWIRRKSDRSVEAVVSGPTDAVAALATAAVLGPRRARPTSVTTVHVQDPGVEGFEIRKNPVAGQDASRSASARARRALSDPVRAARVLRDPARITSAVTRRAARLVRKGN, from the coding sequence ATGACCCACTCTGACGCCACTGAGGTCGCGGGATCCCCGACGGCCCCTGAGGGCACCATCCGCATCACCTTCGCCCGCGCGCTGTCCTATCGGGTGCCGCGTCGTCGGTCCTCCGTGCGGCCCAGCAACATCATCTTCGCCCTCGGCGCCGTCACCGCAGACGGCTCCGAGATCCGTGGGCAGGGAGAGGGACAGCCCCGTGGCGGCCGCACCGGTGACGACGCCGGCGACTCCTGGGCGTTCGCCCAGACGGCGGTGGAATCCCTGCAAGGGCACACCCTGGCGGTGGCGACGCCTGCCGATACTCTGCACGCCATCCGCCAATCCATGGCCCGGCTGCGTGCCCTGGCCTCCGCTCAGGGCCGGGACGGTCACACCCGGCCGTTCCGCGGGACGCTGCTCGGACTCGAGGTCGCTCTGCTCGACCTGGCGTCCCGAGCCCACGACCTCCCACTGGTCGACCTGCTGGGACGTCGTCGGGATGCCGCCCCCCTGGCTCCCACCACAGTGTCCCCGCGCGCCGACCACCAGCGGGTGCTCGACCGCCTGGACGGCCAGCGTGAGCGCTACGACCACAGCCGGGTGACCGTGCCCGCCGACGTCGACGAGGCTCTGGCCTTCCTGACGGACGTGACGGCCGCCAACCGGGCCGCCGGGGAGGAGGCTGCTGACCGACCGCTCTGGGTCACCGTGGCCCGTACGCTCAGCTCCCAGGAGGCCCACCGGCTGGTCGGCCGACTGGCCCGTGAGATGAGCCGCGGTCGCCTGCCCTCCCAGCTGGTGCTGGGCCAGCCGGTCCCCTCCGGGGACGGTGATCAGCTGCGGTCCCTGCAGCGCCGTGCCGACCGTCAGACCTGGCTGAGGCGTGACCGCCAGGTGGACCTGCGCATCATGGGCGACGGCTCGATGTGGGACGCCGCCGACGTCGTCGCCGGGCACGGAGGGCGTCCCCTGCGGGCGGTCAACGTCCGTCCCGCCCAGGCCGGTGGCCTGTTGGAGAGCATCGATCTGGCCGAGGCTGTGCTGCGTGCGAACCCCGACGCCACCGTGGCCCTGACCCGCATGGTCGGCGCCAGCCGCCTGACCACCTCCGCGCTGCGGCACCTGGCGCTGGCCCTGCCGCGCATCGATTCCGCCCGGCTGGCCGCCGTGGTGGAGAACCATGTGGAGATCACCACCCGAGTCCTGGACCCGGAGCAGGCGGCCCTGGCCGCAGCCCGAGAGGCCGCCGCCGACGCCCAGGCGGAAGAGGCGCAGGCGGCTGCCGAGACCGCGAGCCGCCGGACGGAGGAGCAGGAGGCGGACTTCGGCTGGGAGGGGGCCGAGGAGCCGATCGAGGACGACGCGCTCGCCGAAGGTGCTGATGGAGACTCCGCGGAGAGTGAGGCTGCCGCCGAGACGGAGACCGCCGCCGAGTCGGAGACCGCCATTGGGGTGGGCGTCGCGGCCGACGTCGAGACGGACGCCGATGCGGAGCTCGAGTCTGCACGCCGGGCGGCGCGGACCGACGATGAGGATGACGACACCGGACCGCGCGAGGGCGGCCACGACGTCGACGACGAGGTCGAGGAGGATGACGAGACCGAGTACGAGCCGGAGTACGACGCCGATGATGTGCTCCACCAGGTCGTCGTCCCTTCGGTCCCGGGACTGGGCGTCGATCTCGCCTACGAGAATCTCGTGGGCGTCGTCGTCCACTACGCCACCTACCCGACCCCGCCGGCCCCGACGCTGGAGGGCCGCCCTGCGCTGACCTACGACGACGTCGACTACATCCGCCCCATGGGGTCCTACGCGGTGCACGGGCACATCGTGGAGCGGGAAGCTCTGGCCTACGGGCTGAACACCCGCCGGTTCAACAAATCGACATTCCAGGCCGATGACGGTGAACGGTCGCCGCTGTCGTTCCGCACCGCCCGCTGGCCGCTCTCCAGCGTGGTGGCGGCCTCCATCGTCCGGCACAAGGAGTCCACCCGGATCCTGCTGCACCGCAACGGCTGCCCGGTTCCGCTCGGACGCACCTTCAGCAACGGCGACGCCGGCAGCGCCCTGCAGTACGCGGAGCGCATCGGCTTCCCGGTGGTCCTCAAACCTGCCGCTGGATCCATGGGTGTGGGCGTCACCGCCAACATCGTCAACGCCGAGGAGCTGGGCTCCGCCCTGGACCGTATGAGGCAGAGCGTCATGGGCTCGGGGGACTTCATCGTGGAGAAGCACATCCATGGGCGCGACTATCGGATCATGGTGCTCGGCGATGAGGTCGTGGCCGCCGTCGAGCGAGTGCCCGCCTCCGTGGTGGGAGACGGGACCTCCACGCTGATCGAGCTGATCCTGGCGAAGAACGCCGCCCGCAAGCAGAACTCCCACCTGGCCACGCTGAAGCTGAAGTGGAACGCCACCGCTCGGCATGAGAGCGCGAAGGCCGGGTATCAGGGGGACAGCGTGATCCCCGCCGGGGAGCGGGTCCTGCTCAACAGCGGGAACAACCTCACCCAGGGCGGAGACTCCATCGAGATACTCGACGAGATCCACCCCAGCATCCTGAAGGCCTCGGTGGAGGCGGTGAAGGCCGTCCCCGGGCTGGCCTACTGCGGAGTGGACTTCCTGCTGGAGGACCATACCCGCCCGCTCGATGAGCAGGAGGGTGCGATCTGCGAGCTCAACGCCGTGGCGGCGCTCCCGGTGGCCGAGTACCCCATGTTCGGCACCCCGCGTCGGGTCTCCAGCCAGTTCCTGCGTCGGGCCGCCGGAGAGTTCGGCCTGCACGTCCTCCCGGAGCGGGCCGAGAGGCTCAGCGTGCGCATCCGTGCTCGGGGGAGGGTCGTCGGCGTGGGGTACCGGGGCTGGTTCAGCCGTCGTGCCGCCGAGTTCGGCTGCACCGGATGGATCCGCCGCAAGTCCGACCGGTCCGTGGAGGCCGTGGTGTCGGGGCCCACAGACGCGGTCGCCGCCCTGGCCACCGCCGCGGTGCTGGGCCCCCGGCGCGCCCGTCCGACCTCGGTGACCACCGTGCACGTGCAGGACCCGGGGGTCGAGGGCTTCGAGATCCGGAAGAATCCCGTCGCCGGGCAGGACGCCTCCCGAAGCGCGTCGGCACGGGCGAGACGGGCACTGAGCGATCCCGTCCGCGCAGCCCGTGTGCTGCGCGACCCCGCCCGCATCACCTCGGCGGTGACACGGCGCGCAGCCCGTCTGGTCAGGAAGGGGAACTGA
- a CDS encoding asparagine synthase-related protein, with translation MTETTRVCGMLGAGDPARVRRMAGAAGLTPQESGTAVIVDRPAALLIGSTALRARPEDCGEAWMFSTATPEPAGLGTAPVRWEHAARDADVAGVVLEPDGATVLHTGISGVQPVYVEQHEDVVYFATQLNLLVDTAPGPLAPDWTGWAQIIGIGAPLAGRTTVEGIRRLGPMEQVRLERGGAPRRSRVTWPWEQITPEPGLTPESLTSEVLEAMRGQVAALGESGPLQPMLSGGRDSRLLTGLADELGQPGGLTAWTTSSDTGTTLEELTAARIASGLGIRQRIVPGRHDGFAQDFADYAEVTGHQASFHVWLMPVARELARQQGTVLDGLGGGVFLGGGFPDDPAVLQEGGGSQELMTSRFGRLARYLQVAEELLAPGVAGALTAAGRDDFMTIAEPLAEHPQGATLTAYLTRTLPGISMAPAAVLGGSRPTAVPIMSHQVVSQALRVEPAAKRDGRWYPDLLRRVRPEFDDIPTAADLTTGRQHVRRGASLDAAAWYRELVMASPAAALLGEKLRDGDAELWRRQLTRTRAQHLIRGLALLALWLRRHENRLTETDPTPLRRG, from the coding sequence GTGACCGAGACGACCCGAGTCTGCGGCATGCTCGGAGCCGGCGATCCTGCGCGTGTGCGGCGCATGGCCGGCGCGGCCGGACTCACTCCACAGGAGAGTGGCACCGCGGTGATCGTCGACCGTCCTGCGGCGCTGCTCATCGGCAGCACCGCGCTGCGGGCCCGCCCCGAGGACTGTGGCGAGGCCTGGATGTTCTCCACCGCCACTCCGGAGCCCGCGGGGCTCGGGACCGCGCCGGTGCGGTGGGAGCACGCCGCCCGTGACGCCGACGTCGCGGGAGTGGTCCTGGAGCCTGACGGCGCGACGGTCCTGCACACCGGCATCTCCGGGGTCCAGCCCGTCTACGTGGAGCAGCATGAGGACGTCGTCTACTTCGCCACCCAGCTGAATCTGCTGGTGGACACCGCGCCGGGGCCGCTCGCCCCCGACTGGACCGGCTGGGCACAGATCATCGGCATCGGCGCGCCCCTGGCCGGACGCACCACCGTGGAGGGGATCCGCCGTCTGGGCCCCATGGAGCAGGTGCGTCTGGAGCGCGGCGGCGCTCCGCGCCGCAGCCGTGTGACCTGGCCCTGGGAGCAGATCACCCCGGAACCGGGCCTGACCCCGGAGAGCCTCACCAGCGAAGTCCTGGAGGCGATGCGTGGTCAGGTCGCCGCGCTCGGCGAGAGCGGCCCGCTGCAGCCGATGCTCTCCGGAGGCCGTGACTCCCGGCTGCTGACCGGCCTCGCAGACGAGTTGGGCCAGCCCGGCGGGCTGACCGCCTGGACCACCAGCTCCGACACCGGCACGACTCTGGAGGAGCTCACCGCGGCCCGGATCGCCTCCGGTCTGGGAATCCGGCAGCGGATCGTGCCCGGCCGGCACGACGGCTTCGCGCAGGACTTCGCGGACTACGCTGAGGTGACGGGGCATCAGGCCTCCTTCCATGTGTGGCTCATGCCGGTGGCACGTGAGCTGGCCCGTCAGCAGGGGACCGTGCTCGACGGTCTCGGCGGAGGGGTCTTCCTGGGCGGCGGATTCCCCGACGATCCTGCCGTGCTCCAGGAGGGAGGCGGGTCGCAGGAGCTGATGACCTCCCGGTTCGGCCGCCTGGCCCGATACCTGCAGGTGGCCGAGGAGCTCCTCGCCCCGGGAGTGGCGGGCGCGTTGACCGCCGCAGGGCGCGATGACTTCATGACGATCGCCGAACCCTTGGCCGAGCACCCGCAGGGGGCGACGCTCACGGCCTACCTGACCCGCACGCTGCCCGGCATCAGCATGGCCCCAGCCGCCGTGCTGGGCGGAAGCCGGCCGACGGCGGTGCCGATCATGTCCCACCAGGTGGTCTCGCAGGCTCTGCGTGTGGAGCCCGCGGCGAAACGGGACGGCCGCTGGTACCCGGACCTGCTGCGCCGGGTGCGTCCTGAGTTCGACGACATCCCCACCGCCGCGGACCTCACCACGGGCCGTCAGCATGTGCGCCGCGGCGCCTCGCTGGACGCGGCCGCCTGGTATCGGGAGCTTGTCATGGCCTCCCCGGCGGCGGCCCTGCTCGGGGAGAAGCTGCGCGACGGCGACGCCGAGCTGTGGCGCCGTCAGCTCACCCGTACCCGGGCCCAGCACCTGATCCGCGGACTCGCCCTGCTGGCGCTGTGGCTGCGTCGGCATGAGAACCGCCTGACTGAGACCGATCCCACCCCGCTGCGGCGCGGCTGA